The DNA region GGGGTTTTAGCCACGACTTTGTGGATGGTAGTGAGCCGGTTGCGGGATGGTGGAATTTCCCAATTGAAAGAGGATTGGGAGGGACTGAGTCTTCTGACGATTGTCGGGCTTATTGGGGTAATTAGAGTGATGATCCACTATTGGGCTCTCGGCGATGCTACGGACGGGGTTGAGATGGAGGATCGACATCTGTACTCGAAAGACCGAAGTGAATATCAAAATACGTCAAGAAAGCCATAAGACCCAAGAGAGAAAGCCCTAGGGGAGCGCAGGTTGAAGCTTTGAAAATTCCCAACAAACCACTTGAGACAATCCCAGACGGGCTGTCTCAGTGAGAACTACAGAGAACGTCATTTGGGGCCGTATCGATGAGTTCTGTCTCAGTTTGAGAGTTCCTCGAGGAGGAGTTGGGCAGCAGTCTGGAATATTGGAATATCATGAAATTGAGGATTCGTGGATTCACTATCGGAAAGATTGATATGAATGGGCATTCGGTTGTCATATTGGTTCCTGTCGCGGAATCCGTTGCTGAACAGTATCGAGGTGTTTCAGGTCCCATTCTATCATCGCTCTATGGGGGCTCGCAGAAGGATCTGGAGGGACGGTGAGGTGAATACATTCACACTGGAGGAATATCTTGAGACCTTCTTTCCAGAAACACCAGCGGAGGATCTCTTGATTAGCGGTATTCCTGAAAAATGATTTTTGGTTCTTATGAAAACGAAGTTGGTAGGTCTCGTGGTTGCAGTATTGGGAGTTTTGGTACTTGGTAGTTTCTTCATTTCAGACGTTGCGATGATTCCCGACGACGAAGACCTGGCGTTTGGAATCGCGAGCAGCGGTTTTGCTGCTGAGCTAAACGGTTTCAGGCGCGACATCGGAAGATATCCGACCCAGGAAGAAGGCCTGTCCGTACTCCTAGCTCCAAACGAAGCAGTGCAAGAGCATTGGGATGGTCCATATCTGGAGCGAATACCCACCGACCCTTGGGGCAATGAATATGTTTACCGAACTGATGAGTCAGAAAAGGGAGCTTATCGAATTGTTTCGCTAGGACCGGATGGTATTGAGAGTGAAGACGATATTTTTGGAAAGACCAGGTGACGATCTGGGAACCAGCTTCAGGACGCGCACGCCGCAACGCACCCGGCAGCCCGTCTTGAGCGACGTCGAAACGCCAGGATCGGTAAACGCTCGAAAGTCGAGCAGGAGGCGTAAAAGCAACTCGCCTTCTTCTTCCTTAGCTGCCATTCTTCCTTCTTCAAAGCAATGGTCGCTGCCGCCCACAGAATCGAGGCCGAGCAACCCGACGTGGCTGAGGAAAACCGCGTCTGGGATTTTTCGGGCGCGTCACCGAATCGCCTCGGGCAGGCGGCCACGCAAGTCGCTGACTGCGACTGGGAAACTGGTCTGGTCGACTACGATTGGCCTCGGGGTCCCTCTTTGACCCAAAGGGAAAAGGACTCCTCGGTGAGGTAGGAAGACACAAAGAATCGTACGAACGGAAGAGGGCATGTGCC from Opitutaceae bacterium includes:
- a CDS encoding type II secretion system protein GspG, whose protein sequence is MKTKLVGLVVAVLGVLVLGSFFISDVAMIPDDEDLAFGIASSGFAAELNGFRRDIGRYPTQEEGLSVLLAPNEAVQEHWDGPYLERIPTDPWGNEYVYRTDESEKGAYRIVSLGPDGIESEDDIFGKTR